Within the Dehalococcoidia bacterium genome, the region CGCCCCGAAGCCCACGGCCAGGCCGAAAATGCCGACGCCCGCGATGAGCGGCCCGACGTTTAACCCTAGCTCGGGCAGCGCCATCAGGAACGCTATGAGGAAGACGACCACGACCGTGGTCCGATAGGTCACGTGCGTGAGCGTGTCGATCCGCTTCTGCACCTCTACGGGCGGCTGTCCGGCCATTTGCTCCCGCACCGCCACGCGTACCAGTGGCCCGATAAGGCGCGAGATGACGGTAACAGCGATCAAGGCGATGACGGCGATCAGTAGGATGCGCCCGCCGTGCGTCAGCACGTCCTCCAGGGCGCGGTCGGCATCAAAGCTGATAGCGGTGAGGGTCAGGCGCTCCATGCCGTGATGTTAGCCCGGGCCCGGTGGCCGTGAAATCCCGGGTTGCCCATCGCGCCCGCTTGTAGCATGGTGCATGGCACACGGAGCGCCGCGAGGGAGGCAGGCATGAACGACAGCGAGTACCGCAGCCTGGTCCAGGAAGACATCGCCCACCTGCTACATCCCCAGTACCACCAGGCCGACCACCAGAACGCCGTCATCTTCGACCACGGGGAGGGCGCCATCCTCACGGACGTGCGCGGCCGCCAGTACATCGACGGCCTCTCCTCGCTCTGGAACGTCGCCGTGGGCCACGGGCGCAAGGAGCTTGCCGCGGTCGCGGCCGAGCAGATGGGGCGCCTCGCCTTCGCCAACGGCTACGCCGGGTATTCGAACGAGCATGCGATCAGGCTCGCGGCGAAGCTCTGCGAGCTCAGCTATCCGAACATGGACGCCGTCTTCTTCGCGAACAGCGGCTCCGAGGCCAATGAGGTCGCCTTCAAACTGGCGCGCTTTTACCACTTCCTGCGCGGTAAGCAGGACAAGGTGAAGATCATCGCCCGGCGCGAGGCCTACCACGGTGGCACCCTGGCGACGACCGCCGCGACTGGCATGCCGCCTTTCTGGCGTGGCTTCGGCCCGCTCGACCCGACCTTCATCCGCGCCGGCACCAACTACTGCTACCACTGCGAGTGGAACAAGACCTACCCCGGCTGCGGCCTGGACTGCGCAGTGGCCATCGAGGACACGATCATCCGTGAGGGGCCCGATACGGTCGCGGCCATCATCGCCGAGCCCGTGCACGGTGCGGGCGGAGTCATCCCCCCCGTGCCCGAGTACTTCCCCAAGCTGCGCGAGATCTGCAACCGCCACGACGTACTGCTCATCGCCGACGAGGTCATCACCGGCTTCGGGCGGACCGGCAAGTGGTTCGCCCTCGAGCACTGGGGCGTCCAACCGGACATCGTCACTTTCGCCAAGGCAGTCACGAGCGCGTACATTCCCCTCTCCGGCGCCATCGTCTCGAAGGAAATCCACCGGACCATGCTCGAGGCGCCGCCGGACATCCGTTTCATGCACGGCTACACGAACTCGGCCCATCCCACCGCCTGCGCCGTGGGGCTGCGAAACCTGCAGATCATCGAGGACGAAGGCCTGGTCGAAAACGCCGCCGTCATGGGAGAACGGCTGCTTCGAGGCCTGCGGCCGCTGCTGGAAGAGGACGGCGTCGGCGACGTGCGCGGCCTCGGCCTGATCGCCGGTGTGGAGCTTGTCGACGACAAGGAGAAGCGCCGGCCCTTTCCGGTCCAGTTCAACATCGGCGGCCGCCTGAACGCCGCCTGCCGCGAGCGGGGCCTCATCAGCCGTAACCGCAACGACAGCTACTTGCTCGCGCCGCCCCTCGTGATCACCGCTGACCAGGTCGACCGCATCGTCGATATCGTGCGCGAGTCCGTCCGCGAGGTAGTCGGGTGGGCGCGCAGGCAGAAGCTCGAGCCGTAAGGGCGAGCATCAGGAGCGGTAGCGGCCGGCCCGGGGCATCCTTTCTGCAGTGCGTCCGCGGCCGGTGCGCGCGGCGGGGCACGGCGCCGCACCCGGCTCCCGAAAGAAGCGTCCAGGTCCGGCGCTGCCGACGGGCAGGAGGTACGCCGCGCGGTCACGGCCACGGGGCCCGGTAGCTGCGCTGGCTGGCCCGTCAGCTCCTGAAGCTGAGCGCGTGGATCTCCGAAGCCGCCCGGAGGCCCGACTCGATCGCGCCCTGGATCCAGGCGTGGTACAGCGAGGCGTGTTCGCCGGCGAAGAAGATGCGGCCCTCGGGCGCCACGATGTCCTTGTAGAGGCGGGTTTGCTGGCCGGGGTCGAACAGGGCGAAGGCGCCGCCCGCGTACTCGTCGTCGTGCCACACCTTCGAAGCGCCGACCTCGAACTCGGCGGGGGCAGATGGGTGGAGCAGGGCGAGGTCCTCCAGGGCCTCCGTGATGCGCTGGTCCGGGGGCAGCGAGCCCCAACGCTGGGCATCGTCGCCCCAGGTGTAGCTGGCGAGCAGGACGCCGCGGCCCGTCTCGCGCCCGTGGTCCGGGTAGTAAGTGGCGCGGATCGGAAGGTCGCTGACGCTACCGCCGCCGAAGATGCCCTCGTCCTCCTCCCAGAACCGGCGCCGGAACTGCATCAGTATCTTCGCCGAGGCGTCGTAATGAAGCTGACGGATGGCGCGCTGCTTGCCGGAGGAGAAAGGCTTCAGGACCTCGATGTGCCGGAGCACGGGGAACGGCAGCGTCACGATGGCATAGTCGCCCGACTCCGAGGCCCGGCCGGCCGCGGTCCGGTAGTGCAACGTCACCCCGTCCGGTGACTGGTCGATGGCGACCACGGCGGCCCCGTAACGGATGCGCGGCCCCAGCTCCGGCAGGAAGGCGCGCGGCAGCAGGTCCATCCCGCCCACGATCTCCACCAGGTCGGTGTAATACCCGCCGACCTCCTCGCGCAGCAGCTCGAGGAAGGAGGAGTTCATGAGCGCCTCCTGCTGTGAGAGAAGGCCAAACAGCTCGATGTCATCTTCGCGCCAGCCCTGCGAGTCGAGGAACTCGCGCACCGAAAACTCGTCGTACTCGAGCGCTATCTGCGCCCAGGCGCCGGCGTTACCGGCCAGGCGCTCGCGAAAGGGCGCCAGGGCCGCATCCCAGAGCGCCAGGACGGAGTCGTCGCCTCGGAACTCGCGGTAGCGCTGCCTGACCCCGCCGATGTGCACGTAGGCGTCCGGGTTCGAGGACGTGAATGGGGCCGTTTCCAGCCCGAACTTCGCGACGTAGGCCATAGTGAGGTGGTGGCAGCGCGGCAGGCGCATTGCGCCAGCCTCGGCGTAGAGCCCCTCGCTGAACGGCGCCCGCAGCGTCTCGATCCGGCCGCCGACGCGCTGCCGCGCTTCGAGCACCGTAACTTCGTGTCCAGCGCGCGCCAGCTCGCGGGCCGCGCTCAGCCCGGCCATGCCAGCGCCCGCGATCACGACACGCAGGCGCCTCGCCGCCGCCGGCCGCAAGCCTTCTTCGATGATTCGCAGGTAAGGGTCCGTCTGCCCTTGCACCATGGCGGCCAGAGTCTATCAGAGGGCTCCCACCCCGCGGTCGGACGCCGCTCGGGTTACCTGACGGGCTTGTTAGAATGAGTCAGAGCACTTCTCTAGAAAGGCGCACCTTGGCGGACCGCGACAGCTTGCAGCAACTGAAAGAACGCATCTCGCACGCCCTGGTGCGTCTTTGACATAGCCTCCCTCGAAGCCGAGGCCAGCGCCCTCGAAGCGCAGTCCCTCCAGCCAGACTTCTGGTCCGACCCGCAGGCCGCACAGTCCAAGATGCGCCGCCTGGCCTCCATCAAGGGCACCATCGACACCTGGCGCGGCCTCGAGCGGCGCGTCTCGGAAGCCCTCGACCTCTATGAGCTGGCCGAGGCTGAAGGCGACCGCGAGGTCCTCGACCACCTCGACGAAGAGGTCGCGGCGCTGGCCGCTGAGCTGGACAAGCTCGAGTACGAGCTCGCCTTCAGCGGCCCCTACGACGAACGCAACGCCATCCTCGCCGTGCACGCCGGCGCTGGCGGCACGGAGTCGCAGGACTGGGCCCAGATGTTGCTGCGCATGTACCTCCGCTGGGCCGAGTCGCACGGCTTCGAGGCCGAAGTCCTCGACACTACCTACGGAGAGGAAGCCGGGATCAAGAGTGCGACGGTGGAGATACGCGGCAAGAACGCTTTCGGCTGGCTGCGCAGTGAGCGCGGCGTACACCGCCTGGTGCGCATCTCGCCCTTCGACGCGTCCAAGTCCCGCCACACCTCCTTCGCCCTCGTCGAAGTCATGCCGGAGGCGAACGATGAGGTCGAGGTCAACCTCGATCCCAATGACCTGCGGATCGACATCTTTCACTCGTCCGGCCACGGCGGCCAGAACGTCCAGAAGGTGGCCACGGCAGTGCGCATCACGCACATCCCCACGGGGATCGTGGTCACCTGTCAGAACGAGCGCTCCCAGAGCCGGAACAAGGAGTTCGCGATGCGCGTCCTGGAGGCGCGTCTGCTGGAGCGCGAACTGGAGCGCCGCGCCGAGGAGCAGGCGCAGATCAAGGGAGCGCACGTCGAGATGGGCTGGGGCAACCAGATCCGGAGCTACGTCCTCCACCCCTACAAGTTGGTGAAGGACCACCGCACCGGCTACGAGACGTCGAACGCCGCCGCCGTGCTGGACGGCGATCTCGACGGCTTCATGCACGCGTACCTCAGACAGACCATGGGTGAGAAGCAGCCTGCCGGAGAGCGCGCGTAATGCTGTTCCGCCTCCTGAGCCTGGCCCTGTTCTCGCTCGCCGCGGCGCTCTTTGCGCCATCGCCTGCCCTGAAGACAGCCCAGGCCGAAGGTATCGAGGCCATCTCGCAGAGCATCCAGAACCGCTTCCCGAACGGGCTGCAGTTCAACATCTTCGTCGCCGCCCGCGGCGATATCGCGGAGGCGCGCCTTCAGTACCGCGTCCTGCCCGAGACCATCCAGGCCACCGTCCGGGCGACCTG harbors:
- a CDS encoding aspartate aminotransferase family protein — encoded protein: MNDSEYRSLVQEDIAHLLHPQYHQADHQNAVIFDHGEGAILTDVRGRQYIDGLSSLWNVAVGHGRKELAAVAAEQMGRLAFANGYAGYSNEHAIRLAAKLCELSYPNMDAVFFANSGSEANEVAFKLARFYHFLRGKQDKVKIIARREAYHGGTLATTAATGMPPFWRGFGPLDPTFIRAGTNYCYHCEWNKTYPGCGLDCAVAIEDTIIREGPDTVAAIIAEPVHGAGGVIPPVPEYFPKLREICNRHDVLLIADEVITGFGRTGKWFALEHWGVQPDIVTFAKAVTSAYIPLSGAIVSKEIHRTMLEAPPDIRFMHGYTNSAHPTACAVGLRNLQIIEDEGLVENAAVMGERLLRGLRPLLEEDGVGDVRGLGLIAGVELVDDKEKRRPFPVQFNIGGRLNAACRERGLISRNRNDSYLLAPPLVITADQVDRIVDIVRESVREVVGWARRQKLEP
- the prfB gene encoding peptide chain release factor 2 (programmed frameshift), whose protein sequence is MSQSTSLERRTLADRDSLQQLKERISHALVRLDIASLEAEASALEAQSLQPDFWSDPQAAQSKMRRLASIKGTIDTWRGLERRVSEALDLYELAEAEGDREVLDHLDEEVAALAAELDKLEYELAFSGPYDERNAILAVHAGAGGTESQDWAQMLLRMYLRWAESHGFEAEVLDTTYGEEAGIKSATVEIRGKNAFGWLRSERGVHRLVRISPFDASKSRHTSFALVEVMPEANDEVEVNLDPNDLRIDIFHSSGHGGQNVQKVATAVRITHIPTGIVVTCQNERSQSRNKEFAMRVLEARLLERELERRAEEQAQIKGAHVEMGWGNQIRSYVLHPYKLVKDHRTGYETSNAAAVLDGDLDGFMHAYLRQTMGEKQPAGERA
- a CDS encoding flavin monoamine oxidase family protein, encoding MVQGQTDPYLRIIEEGLRPAAARRLRVVIAGAGMAGLSAARELARAGHEVTVLEARQRVGGRIETLRAPFSEGLYAEAGAMRLPRCHHLTMAYVAKFGLETAPFTSSNPDAYVHIGGVRQRYREFRGDDSVLALWDAALAPFRERLAGNAGAWAQIALEYDEFSVREFLDSQGWREDDIELFGLLSQQEALMNSSFLELLREEVGGYYTDLVEIVGGMDLLPRAFLPELGPRIRYGAAVVAIDQSPDGVTLHYRTAAGRASESGDYAIVTLPFPVLRHIEVLKPFSSGKQRAIRQLHYDASAKILMQFRRRFWEEDEGIFGGGSVSDLPIRATYYPDHGRETGRGVLLASYTWGDDAQRWGSLPPDQRITEALEDLALLHPSAPAEFEVGASKVWHDDEYAGGAFALFDPGQQTRLYKDIVAPEGRIFFAGEHASLYHAWIQGAIESGLRAASEIHALSFRS